The Pseudomonas viciae genomic interval GGCGGCGCGGCGACCAATGGCTTCCCGAGGGGTGCTGATGCTGCTCAGGCGCGGCACCATGTGGGCCGAGGCGGGCAGGTCGTTGAAGCCCAGGATCGAGACGCGCTCGGGGATCTTGATGCCACAGCGCAACGCCTCGAGCAGGGCGCCGTGGGCCAGGTCATCGTTGCCGAAGAAGATCGCATCGACGTCCGGGTGACTGGCCAGCAGTTGCAGGAACAACTCGCCACCCAGGCCCACCGATGATGGACGCGGTGTCAGCACTTCCAGGTCTGGATCGTACAGCCCGGCGTCTTGCAGGGCGCGACGAAAGCCTTCGCCGCGCAGCAGGGTGCGCTGATCCAGTTGCGCGCCGATGTAGGCCAGGCGCTTGCGCCCCTTGGAAATCAAGTGCTCGGCCGCCGTTTCGCCGGCCTTGAGCTGGGAAAAACCGACGCAATTGAGGCCGGCGCCGGGATCCAGCTCCATCATGTATACGCAGGGAATGTTGCTGGCCTCGATCATGCGTCGGGCGCTTTCGGTGCGGTCGAAACCGGTCAGCAACAAACCACGCGGCTGATAGGCCATGTAGTTGCGCAGCAGGTCTTCTTCTTCGTCGCGGGAGTAGTGGTAGTTACCGATCACCACTTCGAAGCCCTTGGGGCGCAGCACCCGATGAATGGCTTCCAGGGTGTCGATGAACAACAGGTTGGACAACGACGGCACCAGCACCACCACCGAATGGCTCTGGGCCGAAGCCAGGGCGCGGGCGGCGGGGTTGACGACGTAGTTAAGCTCTACGGCGGCCTGGCGGACTTTTTCCACCAGTTCGGTGGCGACGGTGCTGACGCCGCGCAGGGCACGGGAGGCGGTGATGGGACTGACACCGGCCAGGCGTGCGACTTCGTTGAGCGTAGGGCGACCGGTGGTGCGGGTATTCTTATCGTTTTTAGGGGCGGTCATCAGGGCGGCTTGCCAAACAAAAATCAAGGCACTAAGGTAGCGCTGTCTCGACGCGTCTGCAAATGCGTGAGTGGGGTTTGCCTGAGCCCCGTCCGTTGACGTCGTGAACGAACATGCTGCAACCACAAAAATGACAAGAAGGCGTCGGCAACTTCTGCTTTTGCTGCGGTGTCATAACTGGCAAAGGTAGCGCTGTCTGCGCGCTGAGGTGTTACATGAATAATCCCATCACCGCCCTGGTCATCATGGGCGTTGCCGGTTGCGGCAAAACGTGCGTCAGCCAGGCCCTGTGCCAGTTGAGCGGCGCCACCGCCATCGAAGGCGACACTTTCCACCCTGCGGCCAACATCCAGAAGATGAGCGCCGGTATCCCCTTGAACGACGACGACCGTGCCGGCTGGCTCGACAGCCTGTGCGACGAGTTGCGCCGCGTCGATGCCTTGGGCGAGCGGCCGGTGCTGACCTGCTCGGCCCTCAAGCACAGTTATCGCGAACGTCTGCGCAGTGCCTTGCCGGGCCTGGGCTTTGTATTTCTTGAATTGACCCCCGAAGTGGCCGCCGACCGTGTGTCTCATCGTCCCGGCCATTTCATGCCGTCGACGTTGATCGACAGCCAGTTTGCCACCCTTCAATCCCCTGTCGGCGAGCCCCTGACCCTGGCTCTGGACGCGTCCAGCCACAGCGTTGATGAACTGGCTCACCAGGCTTACGTCTGGTGGCTGGACCACGGTTTGAAGCTGGCCAGCTGAGTTTCAAAAAATTTGCGTCAGAAAGATAGCGCTGTCCCGACGGCTTACAAATAACTGCTTCAATAACAACAACAAATCAGGAGACACCCCCCATGTTTGGCATGTCCCACGAGACGTTCCTGCTGCTCGATGCAGTGGTCACGGTGATCGGACTTATCATCCTCATCACCAAGTTCAAGTTCCACCCGTTCATTGCACTGACCATCGCCGCCGCTTTCCTCGGCCTGACGTCGGGCATGCCGACCGGCACCATCATCAAGGCGTTCCAGGACGGCTTCGGTGGGGTGTTGGGCTTTGTCGGCATCATCCTGGCGCTGGGCACGATGCTCGGCAAAATGATGGCCGAGTCGGGCGGGGCCGATCAGATCGCCCAGACCCTGATCCGCGCCTTCGGCAAGGATAAGGTGCAGTGGGCCATGATGTTCGCTGCGTTTCTGGTGGGCATCCCGCTGTTCTTCGAAATTGGCTTCGTGCTGCTGATCCCGCTGGTGTTCATCGTCGCGCGCCGCACCGGCGTGTCGATCATCAAGATCGGTATCCCGTTGCTGGCCGGTCTTTCCGCGGTCCACGGCCTGGTGCCACCGCACCCGGGACCGCTGCTGGCGATTGGCGTGTTCGGTGCCGACATCGGTAAGACCATTCTCTACGGCCTGATCGTGGCGCTGCCAACGGCCATTATTGCCGGGCCGATCTTCGGTACGTTCATTGCCAAGCATATCCCCGGCCATCCGAATCAGGAGCTGGTGGACCAACTGGCGCGTGAGACGAACGCGGCCGAGCTGCCAAGCTTCAGCATCACCCTGATCACCGTGCTGTCGCCGGTGTTCCTGATGCTGCTCAAGACCTTCGCCGACGTGGCGCTGCCGGACGGCAACATCTTCCGTGCCTGGATGGACATGATCGGCCACCCGATCTCGGCGCTGTTGCTGGCGTTGTTGCTGTCGCTGTACACCTTCGGCTACAAGCAGGGCATTGGTTCCAGCCAGATGCTCAAATGGCTGGATGCGAGCCTTGCGCCGACCGCCGCGATCATCTTGATCATCGGTGCCGGTGGTGGCTTCAAGCAGATGCTGGTGACCAGCGGCGTGGGTGACGTGATCGGCCACATGGCGGTGAGTGCGCAGATTTCCCCTATCCTGCTGGCCTGGCTGGTGGCGGCGGTGATCCGCATTGCCACGGGTTCGGCGACGGTGGCGACCATTACCGGTGCCGGGATCGTGGTACCGGTGGTGGGGATGATGCCGGGTGTGAACCGTGAGTTGCTGGTGCTGGCGACCGGTGCCGGTTCGTTGATCCTGTCTCACGTCAACGATGCGGGCTTCTGGCTGGTCAAGCAGTACTTCAACATGACCGTGGCTGAAACCTTCAAGACCTGGACCGCGATGGAAACCATCCTGTCCGTGGTGGGGTTGATCTTTATCCTGCTGCTGTCGCTGGTGGTTTAACTAACAGCGCATAACAACTGTGGGAGCGGGCTTGCTCGCGAAAGCGCAGTATCAGTCAACAGAGATGTTGAATGTTACATCGCCTTCGCGAGCAAGCCCGCTCCCACATTGGTTTGGTGTCAGGCGCCAGGTTTGTGTATCAACCCATCCGCCCGAAACATCCCGCGGATCCCACGGACAGCCTGGCGGATCCGGTCCTGGTTTTCGATCAGCGCAAAGCGCACGTGATCATCCCCATACTCCCCGAATCCCACTCCTGGCGAGACGCAGACCTTGGCTTCGGCCAACAGCTTCTTGGCGAATTCCAATGAGCCCAGGTGTGCATAGGCCTCGGGGATCTTGGCCCAGACGTACATCGATGCCTTGGGGTTTTCCACCATCCAGCCCAGTTCATGCAGCCCCTTGACCAGCACATTGCGGCGCTGGCGGTACTGCTCGGCGATGTCGCGCACGCATTGTTGATCGCCTTCCAGGGCGGCGATGGCGGCCACCTGCAAGGGGGTAAAGGTACCGTAGTCGTGGTAGCTCTTGATCCGCGCCAGGGCGTTGACCAGTTCCGGGTTGCCCACCATGAAGCCGATGCGCCAGCCGGCCATGTTGTAGCTTTTGGACAGGGTGAAGAATTCCACTGCGATGTCTTTCGCGCCGGGCACCTGCATGATCGACGGGGCTTTCCAGCCGTCGTAGACGATGTCGGCGTAGGCCAGGTCGTGGATCACCAGCACGTCGTATTGCTTGGCGAGGGCGATGACCCGTTCGAAGAAATCCAGCTCCACGCACTGCGCGGTCGGGTTGGACGGGAAACCGAGGATCATCATTTTCGGCTTGGGGATCGAGCCGCGAATGGCCCGCTCCAGTTCGTCGAAGAAATCCACACCGGGCACCAGCGGTACCGAACGTACCTGGGCGCCGGCGATTACCGCGCCGTAGATGTGGATCGGATAGCTGGGGTTGGGCACCAGCACCGTGTCGCCCTGGTCCAGGGTCGCCAGCATCAGATGCGCCAGGCCTTCCTTGGAACCGATGGTGACGATGGCCTCGGTTTCCGGGTCGATGTCCACTTCGTAGCGGTCCTTGTACCAGCGCGAAATGGCGCGGCGCAGGCGCGGGATGCCTTTGGAGGTGGAATAGCCGTGGGTGTCTTCACGCTGGGCGACGGTGACCATTTTTTCCACGATGTGCGGGGGCGTGGCGCCGTCGGGGTTGCCCATGCTCAAGTCGATGATGTCTTCGCCGCGCCGACGCGCAGCCATCTTCAGCTCGGCAGTGATATTGAATACATACGGGGGGAGTCGATCGATGCGCGCAAAGCGGCGCGGCGAACCTTGTTCGGCCATTGTTGCCTCGAGATACGTGAGCGCCCGGAACCGTCCGAGCGACGTTGGCCACTGCGGTGGCCTGTGGCGGAAGATAAAGGCGCCGATGGCAAATTGTCCAGTAGCGGCGCAGAACTATTTTCGACGACACTGTCGACTTCGTCGCGCGGCCATCAACGACTGCCGCGGTCAGCTCAACCCGCCACACCC includes:
- a CDS encoding LacI family DNA-binding transcriptional regulator; translated protein: MTAPKNDKNTRTTGRPTLNEVARLAGVSPITASRALRGVSTVATELVEKVRQAAVELNYVVNPAARALASAQSHSVVVLVPSLSNLLFIDTLEAIHRVLRPKGFEVVIGNYHYSRDEEEDLLRNYMAYQPRGLLLTGFDRTESARRMIEASNIPCVYMMELDPGAGLNCVGFSQLKAGETAAEHLISKGRKRLAYIGAQLDQRTLLRGEGFRRALQDAGLYDPDLEVLTPRPSSVGLGGELFLQLLASHPDVDAIFFGNDDLAHGALLEALRCGIKIPERVSILGFNDLPASAHMVPRLSSISTPREAIGRRAAEQMLTLMAGNRIAQPVVDLGFELKVREST
- a CDS encoding gluconokinase codes for the protein MNNPITALVIMGVAGCGKTCVSQALCQLSGATAIEGDTFHPAANIQKMSAGIPLNDDDRAGWLDSLCDELRRVDALGERPVLTCSALKHSYRERLRSALPGLGFVFLELTPEVAADRVSHRPGHFMPSTLIDSQFATLQSPVGEPLTLALDASSHSVDELAHQAYVWWLDHGLKLAS
- a CDS encoding GntP family permease is translated as MFGMSHETFLLLDAVVTVIGLIILITKFKFHPFIALTIAAAFLGLTSGMPTGTIIKAFQDGFGGVLGFVGIILALGTMLGKMMAESGGADQIAQTLIRAFGKDKVQWAMMFAAFLVGIPLFFEIGFVLLIPLVFIVARRTGVSIIKIGIPLLAGLSAVHGLVPPHPGPLLAIGVFGADIGKTILYGLIVALPTAIIAGPIFGTFIAKHIPGHPNQELVDQLARETNAAELPSFSITLITVLSPVFLMLLKTFADVALPDGNIFRAWMDMIGHPISALLLALLLSLYTFGYKQGIGSSQMLKWLDASLAPTAAIILIIGAGGGFKQMLVTSGVGDVIGHMAVSAQISPILLAWLVAAVIRIATGSATVATITGAGIVVPVVGMMPGVNRELLVLATGAGSLILSHVNDAGFWLVKQYFNMTVAETFKTWTAMETILSVVGLIFILLLSLVV
- the alaC gene encoding alanine transaminase encodes the protein MAEQGSPRRFARIDRLPPYVFNITAELKMAARRRGEDIIDLSMGNPDGATPPHIVEKMVTVAQREDTHGYSTSKGIPRLRRAISRWYKDRYEVDIDPETEAIVTIGSKEGLAHLMLATLDQGDTVLVPNPSYPIHIYGAVIAGAQVRSVPLVPGVDFFDELERAIRGSIPKPKMMILGFPSNPTAQCVELDFFERVIALAKQYDVLVIHDLAYADIVYDGWKAPSIMQVPGAKDIAVEFFTLSKSYNMAGWRIGFMVGNPELVNALARIKSYHDYGTFTPLQVAAIAALEGDQQCVRDIAEQYRQRRNVLVKGLHELGWMVENPKASMYVWAKIPEAYAHLGSLEFAKKLLAEAKVCVSPGVGFGEYGDDHVRFALIENQDRIRQAVRGIRGMFRADGLIHKPGA